Proteins from a single region of Sphingomonas morindae:
- a CDS encoding zinc-dependent alcohol dehydrogenase — protein sequence MRALTWHGKHDVRVDTVDDPEIVNPRDAIIKITSTAICGSDLHLYDGYIPTMQAGDILGHEFMGEVVETGAQSTLKKGQRVVVPFTIACGSCYHCGKHQFSACPNGLPADNQDIAQTLYGQEMSGLFGYSHMTGGYAGGQAEYVRVPFSDVGPIVIPDGIDDDKVLFLSDILPTGWQAADQADIEPGDTVAVWGCGPVGLFAVQSAFLMGAERVIAIDHFPRRLELAAKFGAETINFEESAVYEALMEMTGGIGPDVCIDAVGLEAHGLFVDNVVDQIKASTFLATDRPHSIRQAILACRKGGRVSMPAVYGGFVDKFPLGAFMEKGLTLRTGQTHVQHYMPGLLTAILEEKIDTTFLISHRMPLEQAAEGYRMFHDEQNTVTKIVLKPGMAA from the coding sequence ATGCGCGCGCTGACCTGGCACGGCAAACATGATGTCCGCGTCGATACCGTGGACGATCCCGAAATCGTCAATCCGCGCGATGCCATCATCAAGATCACCTCGACAGCGATCTGCGGCTCCGATCTTCACCTCTACGATGGCTATATCCCCACCATGCAGGCGGGCGATATTCTCGGCCACGAATTCATGGGCGAGGTGGTCGAGACCGGCGCGCAATCCACGCTCAAGAAGGGCCAGCGCGTGGTGGTGCCCTTCACCATCGCCTGCGGCAGCTGCTACCATTGCGGCAAGCACCAATTCTCCGCCTGCCCCAACGGGCTTCCGGCGGACAATCAGGATATCGCGCAGACGCTCTACGGCCAGGAGATGTCGGGCCTGTTCGGCTATAGCCACATGACCGGCGGCTATGCCGGCGGCCAGGCCGAATATGTGCGCGTGCCCTTCTCCGATGTCGGCCCTATCGTCATCCCCGACGGGATCGACGACGACAAGGTGTTGTTCCTCTCCGATATCCTTCCCACCGGATGGCAGGCGGCGGACCAGGCCGATATCGAGCCCGGCGACACGGTGGCGGTTTGGGGCTGCGGCCCGGTCGGCCTGTTCGCGGTGCAATCGGCCTTTCTCATGGGCGCCGAGCGGGTGATCGCGATCGATCATTTCCCGCGCCGCCTCGAACTCGCCGCCAAGTTCGGCGCCGAAACGATCAATTTCGAGGAGAGCGCGGTCTATGAGGCGCTGATGGAGATGACGGGCGGGATCGGCCCCGATGTCTGCATCGACGCGGTCGGGCTCGAGGCGCACGGCCTGTTCGTCGACAATGTGGTGGACCAGATCAAGGCCTCGACCTTCCTCGCCACCGATCGCCCGCACTCGATCCGCCAGGCGATCCTCGCCTGCCGCAAGGGCGGCCGCGTGTCCATGCCCGCCGTCTATGGCGGCTTCGTCGACAAGTTCCCGCTGGGCGCCTTCATGGAGAAGGGCCTCACGCTGCGCACCGGCCAGACCCATGTGCAGCACTATATGCCGGGGCTGCTCACCGCGATCCTCGAGGAGAAGATCGACACCACCTTCCTGATCTCGCACCGGATGCCGCTCGAACAGGCGGCCGAAGGCTATCGCATGTTCCATGACGAGCAGAACACGGTCACCAAGATCGTGCTCAAGCCCGGCATGGCCGCCTGA
- a CDS encoding SRPBCC family protein, which produces MSDTIATPRGDDAPAAAAKSSAGRDAATEALIEAKGDHLVGRSVTIARPAAELYAAWRDFARLADFLENVERIDVLDDTRSHWVVKAPGGGSVEWDARITEDVPDRLIAWTSEPGADVPNSGRITFADAGKRGTVVTAEILYDPPAGMVGKLIAKIFQREPAIQARRDLRRFKQLMETGEIATNAMNKTQLEEEGR; this is translated from the coding sequence ATGAGCGATACCATCGCCACGCCGCGCGGCGACGACGCGCCGGCCGCGGCCGCGAAATCGAGCGCCGGCCGCGACGCCGCCACCGAGGCGCTGATCGAAGCCAAGGGCGACCATCTCGTCGGCCGCTCGGTAACGATCGCGCGCCCCGCCGCCGAACTTTACGCCGCCTGGCGCGATTTCGCGCGGCTCGCCGATTTCCTCGAGAATGTCGAGCGCATCGACGTGCTGGACGACACCCGTTCGCACTGGGTGGTCAAGGCGCCCGGCGGCGGGTCGGTCGAATGGGACGCGCGCATCACCGAGGATGTGCCGGACCGGCTGATCGCCTGGACGAGCGAACCCGGCGCGGACGTGCCGAACAGCGGCCGCATCACCTTCGCCGATGCCGGCAAGCGCGGCACGGTGGTGACCGCCGAGATCCTCTACGATCCGCCGGCCGGGATGGTCGGCAAGCTGATCGCCAAGATCTTCCAGCGCGAGCCCGCCATTCAGGCGCGCCGCGATCTCCGCCGCTTCAAGCAGCTGATGGAAACCGGCGAGATCGCCACCAACGCCATGAACAAGACCCAGCTTGAAGAGGAGGGACGCTGA
- a CDS encoding response regulator, with the protein MVSEGTASGTRVLVVENEYFLAADLASMIDDCGAIVVGPVGTMEQARALVAEKMVDCAVVDINLMDGPDFRLAHYLRDAGIPFVFATGYDNTIIADDFADVPLYQKPVDSKSMVQALLDLHADRGPRDRSGD; encoded by the coding sequence ATGGTTTCGGAGGGAACTGCGTCGGGAACGCGGGTTCTTGTTGTAGAAAACGAGTATTTTCTGGCTGCCGATTTGGCCTCGATGATCGACGATTGCGGCGCGATCGTCGTGGGACCGGTTGGCACCATGGAGCAGGCGCGCGCGCTGGTGGCCGAGAAGATGGTGGATTGCGCGGTAGTGGACATTAATTTGATGGACGGTCCGGATTTCCGGCTCGCCCATTATCTCAGGGATGCGGGCATCCCCTTTGTCTTCGCCACGGGCTATGACAACACGATCATCGCCGACGACTTCGCCGATGTGCCGCTTTACCAGAAGCCGGTCGATTCCAAATCGATGGTGCAGGCGCTTCTCGATCTTCACGCCGATCGAGGTCCGCGAGACCGCTCCGGGGACTGA
- a CDS encoding Crp/Fnr family transcriptional regulator, whose translation MQPGGDILARRLAALAPLSEAERRMLAVDPSQRVRRTPARADIVREGDAPGDLRLLLSGWAARYKMLDDGRRQIVGLLLPGDLFDLHMTVLHELDHSIAALTDLRLVEIPHERLDQVLRGSGAIARALRRYTLMGAAIQREWLLSLGQRTAFERLGHLLCEIHIRLSMVGLTNGNACDMPMTQTEMADATGITPVHVNRTLQEMRARGLIVLKGRILEIPDLDQLKQVSLFSDAYLQSLGARRPPGQVVALGAA comes from the coding sequence ATGCAGCCCGGAGGCGATATCCTGGCGCGTCGCCTCGCGGCGCTCGCGCCGCTCAGCGAAGCCGAACGGCGGATGCTGGCGGTCGATCCGTCGCAGCGCGTGCGGCGCACGCCGGCCCGCGCCGATATCGTGCGCGAGGGCGATGCGCCTGGTGATCTGCGCCTGCTGCTCTCGGGGTGGGCGGCGCGCTACAAGATGCTGGACGATGGCCGGCGCCAGATCGTCGGCCTGTTGCTGCCGGGCGATCTCTTCGATCTCCACATGACGGTGCTCCACGAGCTGGACCATTCGATCGCGGCGCTCACCGATCTGCGTCTGGTCGAGATTCCGCACGAACGGCTGGATCAGGTGCTTCGCGGCAGCGGGGCGATCGCGCGGGCGCTGCGCCGCTACACGCTGATGGGGGCCGCGATCCAGCGCGAATGGCTGCTCAGCCTCGGCCAGCGCACCGCCTTCGAGCGGCTGGGCCATCTGCTGTGCGAGATCCATATCCGGCTGTCGATGGTCGGCCTCACCAATGGCAATGCCTGCGACATGCCGATGACGCAGACCGAAATGGCCGATGCGACCGGGATCACGCCGGTGCATGTCAACCGCACCCTCCAGGAGATGCGCGCCCGCGGGCTGATCGTGCTCAAGGGCCGCATTCTCGAGATCCCGGACCTCGATCAGCTCAAGCAGGTCTCGCTCTTCTCGGATGCCTATCTCCAGTCGCTGGGCGCGCGCCGTCCGCCAGGGCAGGTGGTGGCGCTGGGCGCGGCATGA